In Halorhabdus tiamatea SARL4B, a genomic segment contains:
- a CDS encoding creatininase family protein: MYLADAAWPDLESYFESESIALVPLGSTEQHGPHLPEGTDHLIAEAFAREAADQTGFLRTPPVRIGVSPHHQQFPGTMSVDPPAFRDYVESFTRSLTTHGIDRVIYVNAHGGNVDHLREVGRRVREDGTAFAVEWMWDESIPEQVNDAFEHNGPHGGPKETALIQHLHPDLVHEDRLEDARDTGLVEVSQDVGRVHGARTFYDSIENSENGVFGDQTEATAEIGAQLFDAASDELVALAEWLDEQPFEDLMPRDHV; the protein is encoded by the coding sequence ATGTACCTCGCCGACGCCGCGTGGCCGGATCTCGAGTCGTACTTCGAGTCGGAGTCGATCGCACTCGTCCCGCTGGGGTCGACCGAGCAACACGGCCCCCACTTGCCGGAAGGCACGGATCACCTCATCGCCGAGGCGTTCGCCCGCGAGGCCGCCGACCAGACCGGATTCCTCCGGACGCCGCCGGTCCGGATCGGCGTCAGCCCACACCACCAGCAGTTCCCGGGGACGATGTCCGTCGATCCGCCCGCCTTCCGCGACTACGTCGAGAGCTTTACCCGAAGTCTCACCACCCACGGCATCGATCGCGTGATCTACGTCAACGCCCACGGTGGCAACGTGGACCACCTCCGGGAGGTCGGCCGACGAGTCCGCGAGGACGGGACCGCGTTTGCGGTCGAGTGGATGTGGGACGAGAGCATTCCCGAACAGGTGAACGACGCCTTCGAACACAACGGTCCCCACGGCGGTCCCAAGGAGACCGCCCTTATCCAGCACCTCCATCCCGATCTCGTCCACGAGGACCGCCTCGAAGACGCACGCGATACCGGCCTAGTCGAAGTGAGCCAGGACGTGGGCCGCGTCCACGGGGCTCGCACGTTCTACGACTCGATCGAGAACAGTGAAAACGGGGTCTTCGGGGACCAGACCGAGGCGACCGCCGAGATCGGCGCGCAACTGTTCGACGCGGCCAGCGACGAACTCGTCGCACTCGCCGAGTGGCTGGACGAGCAACCGTTCGAGGATCTCATGCCGAGGGATCACGTGTAA